One Williamsia phyllosphaerae genomic window, GTCGTACCGCGGGGTCACCCGGTGGCCGCGGTAGGTGAACGGCCGGTAGTCGGGTCGGGAGATGGTGATCTGTCGCTGCTGCTGGGGCTGCTGCGCACGTGCTTGGGTCTGGGATGAATGTCCCTGCTGCGGTGCGGCGGACGCGGTGCCCGCGCTGACGCCCAGTCCCAGCAGTGCGGCTCCGACGAACCCTGCGGCGATGGTCGAGGTGGCGGCCTTCTTGATGTTCACGTCTACTCCTGTTTCTCCAGCCGGTGCGAGAACCCGGCAGCGGAACACGCGTCCGCTGAGGAGAAAACTAGGAGTCCGACCTGTCTGCAGCGTGGCCGCGGGCTGCCAGATCGCTGTCAGCGGGACAGGTCGCGACGGTAGCGTGTGGGCATGACTGCACCGAAGCATCCCGCGTACGAGACGCTGCGCACGGTCACCCCGTTCGCATCCGTCGTCCTGTGCAACAACCCGGGGATGATGGAGCTCGACGGAACCAACACCTGGGTCCTGCGCGCCCCCGGGCACCCCGACTGCGTCGTCGTCGACCCGGGTCCCAAGGGGCACAAGAAGCATCGGAAGACGGTGGCCGAACAGGGGCGCGTCGTCCTGACGCTCATCACGCACCGGCACGCCGACCACACCGACGGCATCAAGAAGTTCCACGAGCTCACCGGATCTCCGGTGCGGGCGCTGACCGAGAAGTTCTGCCGCGACGCCGATCCGCTCACCGACCGCGAGGTGATCCTCGCCGCCGGTCTGCGGATCACGGTGTTGCGCACCCCGGGTCACACCGCAGACTCGGTCAGCTTCCTCGTCGAGCACCTGGCGAAGGGCGACCCGGCCAACACCTCCGGGGTCGAGCCCGCCCGGGTCATCGGCCGCGCCATGTGCACCGGTGACACCATCCTGGGAAGCGGCACAACGGTTCTCGACCCGTCCGACGGTGGACTGCGGGACTACATGAACTCACTCAACCGGCTCATCGTCGAGGGCGAGGGGTGTGCGTTGCTACCGGGCCACGGCCCCGACCACGCCGATCTGATCCCGGTTGCCCGCTACTACAAGACGCACCGGGAGGAGCGGATCGACCAGATCCGCGCAGCGCTCGCCGACCTCGATCTCACTGCGGCAGAGGCGAAGCCGATGAAGATCGTCAAACGGGTCTACGCCGACGTCGACAAGAAGCTGTGGCCCGCCGCGCGGATGTCGGTCAAGGCCCAGCTGACCTACCTGCAAGAGGTCTGAGAGCCGCGGTGTCGTGAGCCGGCGCTCAGCCGACCTCGACGATCATCTCGACCTCGACCGGTGAACCCAGCGGCAACTCGGCGACGCCGACCGCCGACCGCGCGTGGTGACCGGCCTCGCCGAAGATCTCCCCGATGAGGTCGGACGCGCCGTTGAGCACCCCGGGTTGTCCGGTGAAACCCGGTGCGGAGGCGACGAATCCGACGATCTTGACCACGCGGACCAGGGAGTCGATACCCACCAGACCGTTGATCGCGGCCAGCGCGTTCAGCGCGCACAGACGTGCGGCCTCACGGGCCTGGTCGGGTTTGACGATGCCCTCGGCCCCCTCGGAGACCTTGCCGTGGAACGTCAGCTCACCGTCGACCATCGGGAGCTGCCCCGAGGTGTAGACCATGTTGCCGCTGCGCACAGCCGGGTAGTAGACCCCGAGCGGGGCGACCACCTTGGGCAGTTCGATTCCGAGATCGGCCAGGCGCTGCGTCCACGACGGCTTCGTGTCGGACACCGCGCTCAGCCCTTCGGACGCTTGAGGTAGGCGACGTGCTGCTCACCGGTGGGGCCGGGCAGAACGCTGACCAACTCCCATCCGTCGACGCCCCAGGTGTCGAGGATTTGCTTGGTGGCGTGGGTCAGCAGCGGCACGGTGGCGTATTCCCACGCAGTCAGTTCACTCATGGGCTCACCCTATCGGGGTGTGACGGACACATCGAGGCCCCGGCGAAAGGTCATCGACGTCACTCACCTCGCTACGCCGATCGCGGGGGTTCGCAGTGCGCTCGCCGATACAGTCGAGTGGTGTCATCACAACCGCTTTCCGATCTACCGGGCGCCGGCCTCTCGCCTGCCGGCTGGCCCGACTCCGCGCGAACCGCGCGGCTGCACTTCGTCTCGGGTAAGGGCGGAACCGGCAAGACCACCGTCGCCGCGGCGCTCGCGCTGACGTTGGCCGGCCAGGGCAAGAAGGTCCTGCTCGTCGAGTGCGAGGGACGTCAGGGCATCGCGCAGCTCTTCGACATCCCGCCGCTGCCGCCGACGGAGACCAAGGTCGCCACCGCACAGGGCGGCGGTCAGGTCACCGCGTTGGCCATCGACATCGAGCACGCGCTGCTCGAATACCTCGACATGTTCTACAACCTCGGGTTCGCCGGTCGCGCGATGCGCCGCATCGGCGCCATCGACTTCGTCACCACGGTCGCTCCCGGCCTCCGTGATGTGCTGCTCACCGGCAAGATCAAGGAGTGCGTCGTGCGCACCGACAAGGCCGGGGCGCAGGTGTACGACGCGGTCGTCGTCGACGCACCGCCGACGGGTCGCATCGGCAACTTCCTCGACGTCACCTCCGCCATGTCGGACCTGACCAAGACCGGACCCATCCGCAACCAGAGTGACGGCGTTGTGCAGCTGCTGCACTCGGAGCTCACCGTGGTCCACCTCGTGACGCTGCTGGAGGCCATGCCGATCCAGGAGACCGTCGAGGCGGTCACCGATCTGCGGGACAAGAAGATGCGGGTGGGTGCGCTCATCATCAACCGGGTGGCGCCACCACACCTGAGCGAGGCCGCGGTCGACAACGCGGCCGAGGGCGTCATCGACGCCGCCACGATCGCCGCACACCTGTCGTCGGCCGGGCTGACGGTGTCCGACGCCGACCTGCAGGGTCTGCTGACCGAGACCATCGAGCACGCGTCGCGGGTCCAGGCGCAGCAGGTGGCCAAGGCCGAACTCGACGAGGTGGACGTCTCCACCATCGAGATCCCGTCGTATGACGACGGGGTCGACCTCGGCGGGGTCTACGAGATCTCCGCCCTCTTGGAACGGGCGGGTGCGTGATGGTTGCCGTGCTGAAGATGGGCGAGGTCCTCGCCGACGAACAGACCAAGGTCGTGATCTGCTGCGGAGCGGGTGGCGTCGGCAAGACGACCACGGCCGCGGCGATGGCCGTGCGCGCCGCGGAGCAGGGCAGGCGGGTGGTGGTGTTGACCATCGACCCGGCCAAGCGGCTCGCGCAGTCGCTGGGGATGACCGAACTGACCAACGCGCCCCAGCCGGTGGCGATCGACGGACCGGGGTCGCTCGACGCGATGATGCTCGACATGCGTCGGACCTTCGACGAGATGGTGACGCAGTACTCGACGCCCGAACGCGCCGAGGCCATCATGAACAACTCGTTCTATCAAACCGTCGCGACGTCGTTCTCCGGGACGCAGGAGTACATGGCGATGGAGAAGTTGGGGCAGCTCCTCGCGCAGGACAAGTGGGATCTCATCGTCGTCGACACCCCGCCGTCGCGTAACGCGCTCGACTTCCTCGACGCGCCGGCCCGCCTGGGTTCGTTCATGAGCGGGCGACTGATGAAGTTGCTGATGGGCGGCGGGCGCGGGGTCGGCCGCGTCGTGACCGGTGTCGTGGGTTTGGCGATGCGCGGTGTCTCGACGATCGTCGGCGGTGACACCCTGCGGGACGTCTCGGCGTTCGTGCAGTCACTCGACGCCATGTTCGGCGGTTTCCAGGAACGCGCCACGACGACGTACAACCTGCTCAAGCGGCCCGGCACCCAGTTCGTGGTGGTCGCGTCGGCCGAACCGGACGCGTTGCGGGAGGCCGCATTCTTCGTCGACCGGCTGTCCGAGGAACGGATGCCGCTGGCGGGGCTGCTGTTGAACCGGACGCACCCGAATCTGACGTCGATCACCGCGGACGCCGCCCGGACCGCCCTCGAATCGGTGGACGACGAGCTGACGCGGGCCGTACTGACGATTCACGCGGAACGCACGACGACCGGTCGACGCGAACTGCATCTGCTGCAGAGGTTCACCGCGTCGCATCCGGCCGTCCCGATCGTCGGGGTGCCGTCACTGCCGTTCGAGGTGGCCGACATGACCGCGCTACGCGCGGTGGCCGAACAGATCGTCGGCCAGAAGAGCTAGAACGCAG contains:
- a CDS encoding MBL fold metallo-hydrolase; amino-acid sequence: MTAPKHPAYETLRTVTPFASVVLCNNPGMMELDGTNTWVLRAPGHPDCVVVDPGPKGHKKHRKTVAEQGRVVLTLITHRHADHTDGIKKFHELTGSPVRALTEKFCRDADPLTDREVILAAGLRITVLRTPGHTADSVSFLVEHLAKGDPANTSGVEPARVIGRAMCTGDTILGSGTTVLDPSDGGLRDYMNSLNRLIVEGEGCALLPGHGPDHADLIPVARYYKTHREERIDQIRAALADLDLTAAEAKPMKIVKRVYADVDKKLWPAARMSVKAQLTYLQEV
- a CDS encoding RidA family protein, whose translation is MSDTKPSWTQRLADLGIELPKVVAPLGVYYPAVRSGNMVYTSGQLPMVDGELTFHGKVSEGAEGIVKPDQAREAARLCALNALAAINGLVGIDSLVRVVKIVGFVASAPGFTGQPGVLNGASDLIGEIFGEAGHHARSAVGVAELPLGSPVEVEMIVEVG
- a CDS encoding ArsA-related P-loop ATPase is translated as MSSQPLSDLPGAGLSPAGWPDSARTARLHFVSGKGGTGKTTVAAALALTLAGQGKKVLLVECEGRQGIAQLFDIPPLPPTETKVATAQGGGQVTALAIDIEHALLEYLDMFYNLGFAGRAMRRIGAIDFVTTVAPGLRDVLLTGKIKECVVRTDKAGAQVYDAVVVDAPPTGRIGNFLDVTSAMSDLTKTGPIRNQSDGVVQLLHSELTVVHLVTLLEAMPIQETVEAVTDLRDKKMRVGALIINRVAPPHLSEAAVDNAAEGVIDAATIAAHLSSAGLTVSDADLQGLLTETIEHASRVQAQQVAKAELDEVDVSTIEIPSYDDGVDLGGVYEISALLERAGA
- a CDS encoding ArsA family ATPase translates to MVAVLKMGEVLADEQTKVVICCGAGGVGKTTTAAAMAVRAAEQGRRVVVLTIDPAKRLAQSLGMTELTNAPQPVAIDGPGSLDAMMLDMRRTFDEMVTQYSTPERAEAIMNNSFYQTVATSFSGTQEYMAMEKLGQLLAQDKWDLIVVDTPPSRNALDFLDAPARLGSFMSGRLMKLLMGGGRGVGRVVTGVVGLAMRGVSTIVGGDTLRDVSAFVQSLDAMFGGFQERATTTYNLLKRPGTQFVVVASAEPDALREAAFFVDRLSEERMPLAGLLLNRTHPNLTSITADAARTALESVDDELTRAVLTIHAERTTTGRRELHLLQRFTASHPAVPIVGVPSLPFEVADMTALRAVAEQIVGQKS